One stretch of Amycolatopsis sp. NBC_00345 DNA includes these proteins:
- a CDS encoding type I polyketide synthase, which produces MSTLVASDKTAEPIAIIGMACRYPGGLASPEELWEFLATGSTAITDFPDDRGWDLDRLRSDPGQAGSSSVQRGGFLEAAEFDAGFFGISPREARAMHPEQRVLLEVSWEACERAMLDPRSLTGTNTGVFAARLSTDYGPPMHLAPEGSAGLMLTGNIPSAISGRIAYTLGVVGPAITVDTASSGSLVAIHLAVQALRAGDCDLALAGGVSIMPTPGFFTEFTRQHGLSPDGRAKPFSADADGTVWSEGAGMIMLARLSDAHANGHRVLAVIRGSAINSDGATEGLTVPSAAAQERLIVRALANSGLSAAEVDAVEAHGSGTTAGDRAEASALVATYGADRPAGRPLLVGSAKSNLGHAQAAAGVAGVIKTVMALRHAVLPGLANFSSPSTEVDWAAGGVSPLAKAAAWPRGNRPRRAGVSSFGVAGTNAHVIIEEAGEQASAADGSGVAGVLPFVVSARSEAGLRAQATGLVAVAEAERPENVGFSLAVTRSRFDHRAVVLGRGRAELVPGLIRLSRGESSPQVVRGTAWAEAKPVFVFPGQGGQWPAMAAELARSSPVFAKCLAECGEALAPYVPWSLEDVLAGVPGAPGLDRVDVVQPVLWAVMVSLAQVWRDFGVEPAAVVGHSQGEIAAACVAGALSLNDGARVVARRSQAVVPLSGSGAMLSLGLDAEQARTRMARWGSRLSVAAVNGPGSVVVSGQPDAIAELQAECEAADIRARTVNADYASHSSQVEPVKDELLDALAPVGPRSGVVPMISTVTGEFIRHEQLDAGYWWRNLRQTVEFEAASRTLLATGHHVFIEISPHPVLAFGLEGTIEAADASAVVVGTLRRDDGGLDRMLTSVAQAHVHGVPVEWGGCFTPASAHRVALPTYPFERKRYWLTAPGLPAVDEAPELPAASSEPITAPADVRELLSGEIAVVLGLESSIPIAADLSFKALGFESMTSVELRNRLRAATGLRLPATLLYDYPSPRALTDYLLAELDPDQPGPADHDEAVVPAARSFDDMDGAELVRMALRTKRSNNLG; this is translated from the coding sequence ATGTCCACGTTGGTGGCGAGCGACAAAACGGCGGAACCGATAGCGATCATCGGCATGGCGTGCCGGTACCCGGGAGGACTGGCATCGCCCGAGGAACTCTGGGAATTCCTCGCGACCGGCTCGACCGCCATCACCGATTTTCCCGACGACCGGGGCTGGGATCTCGACCGGCTCCGCTCGGATCCCGGTCAGGCCGGGTCCAGTTCGGTGCAGCGCGGCGGCTTCCTGGAGGCGGCCGAATTCGATGCCGGGTTCTTCGGCATCTCGCCGCGCGAGGCCCGGGCCATGCATCCTGAGCAGCGCGTCCTGCTCGAGGTGTCGTGGGAGGCGTGCGAACGCGCCATGCTGGACCCGCGCTCGTTGACCGGCACGAACACCGGCGTTTTCGCGGCCCGGCTGTCGACCGACTACGGGCCGCCGATGCATCTGGCGCCGGAAGGCTCGGCGGGGCTGATGCTCACCGGGAACATCCCCAGCGCGATCAGCGGCCGGATCGCGTACACGCTGGGTGTGGTCGGGCCCGCGATCACGGTCGACACCGCGTCCTCCGGTTCGCTGGTCGCGATTCACCTTGCCGTGCAAGCACTTCGCGCCGGCGACTGTGATCTCGCGCTGGCCGGCGGCGTCTCGATCATGCCCACTCCAGGGTTCTTCACCGAATTCACCAGGCAGCACGGGCTCAGCCCGGACGGCCGGGCGAAGCCGTTTTCCGCGGACGCGGACGGCACGGTCTGGTCCGAAGGCGCGGGCATGATCATGCTGGCCCGGCTGTCGGACGCGCACGCGAACGGGCATCGGGTGCTCGCGGTGATCCGCGGTTCGGCGATCAATTCCGATGGCGCGACCGAAGGTCTCACGGTGCCCAGCGCGGCCGCGCAGGAACGGCTGATCGTGCGCGCGCTGGCCAACTCCGGTCTGTCCGCGGCCGAGGTCGACGCGGTGGAAGCGCACGGATCGGGGACGACGGCCGGTGACCGGGCCGAGGCGTCGGCACTGGTCGCGACCTACGGGGCCGACCGGCCGGCCGGACGGCCGTTGCTGGTCGGCAGCGCGAAGTCGAACCTCGGCCACGCACAGGCCGCCGCCGGGGTGGCCGGCGTGATCAAGACGGTCATGGCGTTGCGGCACGCGGTGCTGCCCGGATTGGCGAACTTCTCCTCGCCCTCGACCGAAGTGGATTGGGCCGCGGGCGGGGTGTCGCCGCTGGCGAAGGCAGCGGCCTGGCCGCGTGGGAACCGGCCGCGCCGCGCCGGAGTGTCCTCGTTCGGCGTGGCCGGCACGAACGCGCACGTGATCATCGAAGAAGCCGGCGAACAAGCATCGGCGGCGGACGGTTCCGGGGTGGCCGGTGTGCTGCCCTTCGTGGTGTCCGCGCGCAGCGAAGCCGGATTACGGGCGCAGGCAACCGGATTGGTCGCGGTCGCCGAGGCGGAGCGGCCGGAGAACGTCGGGTTCTCGCTGGCGGTGACCCGGTCGCGGTTCGATCACCGGGCCGTGGTGCTGGGGCGCGGGCGGGCCGAACTGGTGCCCGGCCTGATCCGGCTGTCCCGGGGGGAATCGTCGCCGCAGGTGGTGCGCGGGACGGCCTGGGCGGAGGCCAAACCGGTCTTCGTGTTTCCCGGTCAGGGCGGGCAATGGCCGGCCATGGCGGCGGAGCTGGCGCGGTCGTCGCCGGTGTTCGCCAAATGCCTTGCCGAATGCGGCGAGGCGCTCGCGCCGTACGTGCCGTGGTCGCTGGAGGACGTGCTGGCGGGGGTGCCGGGCGCGCCCGGGCTCGACCGGGTGGACGTGGTGCAGCCGGTGCTGTGGGCGGTGATGGTGTCGCTGGCGCAGGTGTGGCGCGATTTCGGCGTCGAGCCGGCCGCGGTGGTGGGCCATTCGCAGGGTGAGATCGCGGCGGCGTGCGTGGCCGGTGCGTTGTCGTTGAACGACGGCGCGCGGGTGGTCGCCCGACGCAGCCAGGCGGTGGTGCCGCTGTCCGGCAGCGGAGCCATGCTGTCGCTGGGGCTGGACGCCGAGCAGGCGCGCACGCGGATGGCGCGCTGGGGCAGCCGGCTGTCGGTCGCCGCGGTCAACGGGCCCGGCTCGGTGGTGGTGTCCGGGCAACCGGATGCGATCGCCGAGTTGCAGGCCGAGTGCGAGGCCGCGGACATCCGGGCCCGCACCGTCAACGCGGACTACGCGTCGCACAGCAGCCAGGTCGAACCGGTCAAGGACGAGCTGCTGGACGCGTTGGCCCCGGTGGGGCCGCGGTCCGGCGTGGTGCCGATGATCTCGACGGTGACCGGTGAATTCATCCGTCACGAACAGCTCGACGCCGGGTACTGGTGGCGCAATCTGCGTCAGACGGTCGAGTTCGAGGCGGCCTCGCGCACCCTGCTGGCCACTGGCCACCACGTGTTCATCGAGATCAGCCCGCATCCGGTCCTGGCCTTCGGGCTGGAAGGAACGATCGAGGCCGCGGACGCGAGTGCCGTGGTGGTCGGCACCTTGCGGCGCGACGACGGCGGCCTCGACCGCATGCTGACCTCCGTGGCCCAGGCGCACGTGCACGGTGTTCCGGTCGAGTGGGGTGGCTGTTTCACCCCGGCCTCGGCGCACCGGGTCGCGTTGCCGACGTATCCGTTCGAGCGCAAGCGCTACTGGCTCACCGCACCCGGCCTGCCGGCGGTCGACGAAGCTCCTGAGCTGCCGGCCGCGAGCAGTGAGCCGATCACGGCCCCGGCCGATGTGCGGGAGCTGCTCTCCGGCGAGATCGCCGTCGTGCTCGGCCTGGAATCGTCGATCCCGATCGCGGCCGACCTTTCCTTCAAGGCACTGGGATTCGAGTCGATGACCAGTGTCGAACTGCGCAACCGGCTGCGCGCCGCGACCGGGCTCCGGCTGCCGGCCACCCTGCTCTACGACTATCCGTCACCGCGTGCGCTCACGGACTACCTGCTCGCCGAGCTGGACCCGGACCAGCCCGGCCCGGCCGACCACGACGAGGCCGTCGTGCCCGCCGCGCGCTCGTTCGACGACATGGACGGCGCTGAACTCGTCCGGATGGCGTTGCGTACCAAGCGTTCGAACAACCTCGGCTGA
- a CDS encoding DUF3291 domain-containing protein, whose product MTGNYHLAQANILYAVDSLKSETLASFHELALVVDKLARESPGFVFRLESLFDLPVDPYMLNVSVWESLEALREFTYRGEHADSLKTRRQWFKPPRGAPSVLWWLPAGHLPDVDESMARLGLLNAKGATADAFTFRRSFPPPLS is encoded by the coding sequence ATGACCGGCAACTACCACCTCGCCCAGGCCAACATCCTCTACGCGGTCGACTCGCTGAAGTCGGAGACCCTGGCCAGCTTCCACGAGCTGGCCCTGGTCGTCGACAAACTGGCCCGCGAGTCACCGGGATTCGTCTTCCGCCTCGAGTCCCTCTTCGACCTGCCCGTGGACCCGTACATGCTCAACGTCTCGGTGTGGGAGAGCCTGGAAGCGTTGCGCGAGTTTACCTATCGAGGCGAGCACGCCGATTCCCTCAAGACCCGCAGGCAATGGTTCAAGCCGCCGCGCGGTGCCCCTTCGGTGCTGTGGTGGTTGCCCGCGGGCCACCTGCCCGACGTCGACGAGAGCATGGCCCGGCTCGGCCTGCTCAACGCCAAGGGCGCGACCGCGGACGCCTTCACCTTCCGGCGCTCCTTCCCGCCTCCACTGTCCTGA
- a CDS encoding acyl-CoA dehydrogenase family protein — MPADEALSAFREFARATLLGHDAEFDSGAEPPLALYRPLHEQGLLNWWLPAEYGGAGLSLADSVDIVSELAYADAGSAFTLLISILGSSMVSLYGSPELKKEFLTAMTRDGGYAAALGSERDAGSELINLTTKLTRRGDDVVLTGEKMFSTNSGFADYLVVFAKSEGEGERAAGYHAVLVPRDTPGARVVKRWDMIGLRSAGTYQVSFTDCVVPAGNVLNGPGLKIIEVGLNSSRILIGAIALGVSRRIRDVCLDYAIRKPLAGHKLVENAVFASKLGQMEMQIEVMRNQCLAAARDYDDVMATPDPPAEFLRRGALRSSLTTKMFCGQTGWQIATVGSEMFGGLGYTTELPIAKYLRDIRAVTIVEAGDDVLRELVFRRFVLPPNRRI; from the coding sequence ATGCCTGCTGACGAGGCGCTGAGCGCGTTCCGCGAGTTCGCCCGCGCCACGCTGCTCGGCCACGACGCCGAGTTCGACTCCGGCGCGGAACCGCCGTTGGCGCTGTACCGGCCGTTGCACGAGCAGGGGCTGCTGAACTGGTGGCTGCCCGCAGAATACGGGGGAGCGGGCCTGAGCCTGGCCGACAGCGTCGACATCGTTTCCGAGCTGGCCTACGCGGACGCCGGCTCGGCCTTCACGCTGCTGATCTCCATCCTCGGCAGCTCCATGGTGTCGCTCTACGGCTCGCCGGAACTGAAGAAGGAGTTCCTCACCGCGATGACCCGCGACGGCGGTTATGCCGCGGCGCTGGGCAGCGAGCGGGACGCGGGCAGCGAGCTGATCAACCTCACCACCAAGCTGACCCGGCGCGGCGACGACGTGGTGCTCACCGGCGAGAAGATGTTCTCCACCAACTCCGGTTTCGCCGATTACCTGGTCGTGTTCGCCAAGTCCGAGGGGGAGGGCGAGCGGGCCGCCGGCTACCACGCCGTCCTGGTCCCCCGCGACACACCGGGCGCTCGCGTGGTCAAGCGGTGGGACATGATCGGCCTGCGCTCGGCCGGCACCTATCAGGTGTCCTTCACCGACTGCGTGGTGCCCGCCGGCAACGTGCTGAACGGTCCCGGCCTCAAGATCATCGAGGTCGGCCTCAACTCCAGCCGGATCCTGATCGGCGCCATCGCGCTCGGCGTGTCAAGGCGGATCCGCGACGTCTGCCTCGATTACGCGATCCGGAAACCGCTGGCCGGCCACAAGCTCGTCGAGAACGCGGTTTTCGCGAGCAAGCTGGGCCAGATGGAGATGCAGATCGAGGTCATGCGCAACCAGTGCCTCGCGGCCGCGCGCGACTACGACGACGTCATGGCGACGCCGGACCCGCCTGCCGAGTTCCTCCGGCGCGGCGCGCTGCGCTCCTCGTTGACCACCAAGATGTTCTGCGGCCAGACCGGCTGGCAGATCGCGACCGTGGGCTCGGAGATGTTCGGCGGCCTCGGCTACACCACCGAGCTGCCCATCGCCAAGTACCTGCGCGACATCCGGGCGGTGACCATCGTCGAGGCCGGCGATGACGTCCTGCGTGAATTGGTTTTCCGGCGGTTCGTACTCCCGCCCAATCGACGAATCTGA
- a CDS encoding thioesterase II family protein translates to MGQRSLKKPSPWLQHAVGTQPAKACLVCVPPAGGAASAYWTWTQWLPDNVDLLVVQPPGREDRYAEPAGWTLDQLREAFTHALPELPDLPYVVLGHSMGSLIGTHIATWLAPQREVRRLIVSSYRPDPSESRFSRVFPQGTIEAIDLAQFAELSGIGVPEWQGLPEDFRAPLIQRWFADLALSAELPVPAGPVLDCPVTAWCGDRDLMAEGELAAWSDLTAGDCEIQSWTGGHDYIFARPSPVRGRLVELVA, encoded by the coding sequence ATGGGACAGCGATCGCTGAAGAAACCGTCGCCGTGGCTGCAGCACGCGGTCGGCACCCAGCCGGCCAAGGCCTGCCTGGTCTGCGTCCCGCCGGCGGGTGGCGCCGCCAGCGCGTACTGGACCTGGACGCAATGGCTGCCGGACAACGTGGATCTGCTCGTGGTGCAACCGCCGGGCCGGGAAGACCGCTACGCCGAGCCGGCCGGCTGGACGCTCGACCAGCTGCGTGAGGCGTTCACGCACGCGCTGCCCGAACTGCCGGACCTGCCCTACGTGGTGCTGGGCCACAGCATGGGCAGCTTGATCGGCACGCACATCGCGACCTGGCTGGCGCCGCAGCGGGAGGTGCGGCGCCTGATCGTCAGCTCGTACCGGCCCGACCCGAGCGAGAGCCGCTTCTCCCGGGTCTTCCCCCAAGGCACGATCGAGGCGATCGACCTGGCCCAGTTCGCCGAGCTGAGCGGGATCGGCGTGCCGGAATGGCAGGGCCTCCCCGAGGATTTCCGGGCACCGCTGATCCAGCGGTGGTTCGCGGACCTGGCGCTGTCCGCGGAACTGCCGGTCCCGGCCGGGCCGGTGCTGGACTGTCCGGTGACCGCGTGGTGCGGCGACCGCGATCTGATGGCCGAAGGCGAACTGGCGGCCTGGTCGGACCTGACCGCGGGCGATTGCGAGATCCAGTCGTGGACCGGCGGCCACGACTACATCTTCGCCCGGCCGTCGCCGGTGCGGGGCCGGCTGGTCGAGCTCGTCGCATGA
- a CDS encoding GlxA family transcriptional regulator, translating to MSRVPGTVAVLLLDRQAAIEVAIACQAFGTPPERHAADWYDLRLCAIDGAGAVVGLRAWFDHHDPAGVFGSRATHGLDDLVTADTVVVPGTGDVHGDPPAAALAAVRAAHARGARMVSLCSGAFVLAAAGVLDGRTATCHWEHAAILAGRFPAVTVDPNILYTHDPDVLTSAGLMAGIDLCLHLLREDLGAGAANAVARRMIMPPHRAGGQAQYRELPMSLPRSGSGLGEVLDWVTARLDQPIGVGDIAARAGVSVRTLIRRFQAELGSTPGRWLIVQRLARACELLESTELPIDLVAAQSGLGSAPNLRVHFAREFGLSPTQYRRGYHPSLAAR from the coding sequence ATGAGCAGAGTTCCGGGCACCGTGGCCGTGTTGCTGCTGGACCGGCAGGCCGCGATCGAGGTCGCGATCGCCTGCCAGGCGTTCGGCACCCCGCCGGAGCGGCATGCGGCCGACTGGTACGACCTGCGGCTGTGCGCCATCGACGGCGCGGGCGCCGTGGTGGGTCTGCGGGCCTGGTTCGACCACCACGACCCGGCCGGGGTTTTCGGCTCGCGCGCCACCCACGGGCTCGACGATCTGGTGACCGCGGACACCGTTGTCGTCCCGGGAACAGGAGACGTGCACGGCGATCCACCGGCCGCGGCACTGGCCGCGGTGCGTGCCGCCCACGCCCGCGGCGCCCGGATGGTCTCGTTGTGCTCGGGCGCTTTTGTGCTCGCCGCGGCCGGGGTGCTCGACGGCCGGACAGCCACCTGCCATTGGGAGCACGCGGCCATCCTGGCCGGCCGGTTCCCCGCGGTGACGGTGGACCCGAACATCCTCTACACGCACGATCCGGACGTGCTCACCAGCGCGGGGCTGATGGCAGGCATCGACCTGTGCCTGCACCTGCTGCGCGAGGATCTCGGTGCGGGCGCCGCCAATGCCGTGGCGCGCCGGATGATCATGCCGCCGCATCGGGCCGGTGGGCAGGCGCAGTACCGGGAACTGCCGATGTCGTTGCCGCGCAGCGGTTCTGGCCTCGGCGAAGTGCTGGACTGGGTGACGGCGCGGCTGGACCAGCCGATCGGTGTCGGCGACATCGCGGCCCGGGCGGGGGTTTCGGTCCGCACCCTGATCCGCCGGTTCCAGGCGGAGCTGGGCAGCACACCCGGCCGCTGGCTCATCGTCCAGCGGCTGGCGCGGGCGTGCGAACTGCTGGAGAGCACCGAGCTGCCGATCGACCTGGTCGCCGCGCAGAGCGGGCTGGGCTCGGCCCCCAACCTCCGCGTGCATTTCGCCCGGGAGTTCGGGCTCTCGCCCACCCAGTACCGGCGCGGCTACCACCCCTCGCTCGCCGCCCGCTGA
- a CDS encoding MFS transporter, whose amino-acid sequence MTAHLPESSALAPADPRRWRILAVASAAQFLAILDLFAVNVAFPALERTFTGANFADVSWVLNAYTIVLAAVLVPAGRLADDIGRKRAFLVGMTLFGLASLGCAVAPTLPVLIAARVVQAVAGAILIPTSLGLALPAFPKHEHAKVMGVWTAVAAAGAGSGPVVGGLLLAAGWRWIFLINIPVVVVAVLAGRRVLPPSPRGVRKRLDLLGAALVLFTTAGLTTVFTQASVWGYGSPAVLGCALATVVLAVLTVRHLRRAPDPVISFELFRHRRFSVAISGIFLYYLAFAAMILAATLFLTGRWHYSVVAAALSIAPMPASTMLTALFSGRIVARFGARTSAALGGLALAAGCGWWALTATDRPQYLVVFLPGAILAGISTALLQPPLFGAAATLPPNRTSLATAALMMSRQISSALGIAVLTAILGAQALPGFRTAWLAMSGAALASAVLSTRFRDSPGGAVSSP is encoded by the coding sequence ATGACAGCCCACCTCCCGGAGTCGTCCGCCCTCGCCCCGGCCGACCCCAGACGATGGCGGATCCTCGCGGTCGCGTCGGCCGCGCAGTTCCTCGCCATCCTGGACCTGTTCGCGGTCAACGTCGCCTTCCCCGCGCTGGAAAGAACCTTCACCGGCGCCAACTTCGCCGACGTGTCCTGGGTGCTCAACGCTTACACGATCGTGCTCGCGGCCGTGCTGGTCCCGGCAGGCCGGCTGGCCGACGACATCGGCCGCAAACGCGCGTTCCTGGTCGGCATGACGTTGTTCGGGCTGGCCTCGCTGGGCTGCGCCGTCGCCCCGACGCTGCCCGTGCTGATCGCGGCGCGGGTGGTGCAGGCAGTGGCCGGCGCGATCCTCATCCCGACCTCGCTGGGTCTCGCGCTGCCCGCGTTCCCGAAGCACGAACACGCCAAGGTGATGGGCGTCTGGACCGCGGTCGCCGCGGCCGGCGCCGGATCCGGCCCGGTGGTCGGCGGGCTGCTGCTGGCCGCGGGCTGGCGGTGGATCTTCCTGATCAACATTCCGGTCGTCGTGGTCGCGGTGCTGGCCGGCCGCCGGGTGCTGCCGCCGTCCCCGCGCGGCGTCCGCAAACGCCTTGACCTGCTCGGCGCGGCGCTGGTCCTGTTCACCACCGCCGGCCTGACCACCGTGTTCACCCAGGCCTCGGTGTGGGGATACGGATCCCCGGCGGTCCTCGGGTGCGCGCTGGCGACCGTCGTACTGGCTGTGCTGACCGTGCGCCACCTGCGCCGCGCCCCCGATCCGGTGATCAGCTTCGAACTGTTCCGGCATCGCCGCTTCAGCGTCGCCATCAGCGGTATTTTCCTGTACTACCTGGCGTTCGCCGCGATGATCCTGGCCGCCACCCTGTTCCTCACCGGCCGCTGGCACTACTCGGTGGTGGCCGCCGCGTTGAGCATCGCCCCGATGCCGGCCAGCACCATGCTGACCGCGCTGTTCTCCGGCCGGATCGTCGCCCGCTTCGGCGCCCGGACCTCGGCCGCGCTGGGCGGCCTCGCCCTCGCGGCGGGCTGCGGCTGGTGGGCGCTCACCGCCACGGACCGCCCGCAGTACCTCGTCGTTTTCCTGCCCGGCGCGATCCTCGCCGGGATCAGCACCGCGCTGTTGCAGCCGCCGCTGTTCGGTGCGGCGGCCACTCTGCCGCCGAACCGGACCTCGCTGGCCACTGCCGCGCTGATGATGTCCCGGCAAATCTCTTCAGCGCTGGGGATCGCGGTGCTCACCGCGATCCTCGGCGCGCAGGCACTGCCCGGCTTCCGGACCGCCTGGCTGGCCATGTCCGGAGCGGCGTTGGCCAGCGCGGTCCTCAGCACCCGATTCCGCGACAGCCCGGGCGGCGCGGTGTCGTCACCATGA
- a CDS encoding LysR family transcriptional regulator produces the protein MELRQLECFVAVVEESSFTRAAARLHIVQSAVPATIASLERELETPLLLRTTRQIRLTDAGQQLLPKARATLEAARDAREAVHEVTGGIRGTLRIDHELTRSDRPARFGGTVPPRAPRSVRPARNCR, from the coding sequence ATGGAGCTGCGCCAGTTGGAGTGCTTCGTCGCCGTCGTGGAGGAATCCAGCTTCACCCGCGCCGCAGCCCGGTTGCACATCGTCCAGTCCGCGGTGCCGGCGACGATCGCGTCGTTGGAACGGGAGTTGGAAACGCCACTCCTGCTGCGCACCACCCGGCAGATCAGGCTCACCGACGCCGGGCAGCAATTGCTGCCGAAGGCACGCGCGACATTGGAGGCCGCCCGGGACGCGCGTGAGGCCGTGCACGAAGTCACCGGTGGGATTCGTGGCACGCTGCGCATCGACCATGAGCTCACTCGGTCTGATCGACCTGCCCGCTTTGGTGGGACAGTTCCACCGCGAGCACCCCGCAGTGTCCGTCCGGCTCGCAATTGTCGGTAG
- the lipB gene encoding lipoyl(octanoyl) transferase LipB, whose product MGWPIKRVDLGVVEYERAARDMREWVAERQDGRVDDRLFLLSHPPVVTYGPQTRPEELPPETAGLPAIAVDRGGYATYHGPGQLVGYLVLDVRERGPVDIVRWLENGLVDALADLGFATVRRDTPKGGASLVGVWTPDGRKLVSIGMRIRGGVTSHGFALNVDPDMAAFHAFTACRLADVTMVSLREIALEQGKPVPRDAEVRDAVAAALC is encoded by the coding sequence ATGGGCTGGCCGATAAAGCGGGTCGACCTGGGCGTCGTCGAGTACGAGCGGGCGGCCCGGGACATGCGGGAGTGGGTCGCGGAGCGGCAGGACGGCCGGGTGGACGACCGGCTGTTCCTGCTCAGCCATCCACCGGTGGTGACGTACGGGCCGCAGACCCGGCCCGAAGAGCTGCCGCCGGAGACGGCCGGACTGCCGGCCATCGCCGTCGACCGCGGTGGGTACGCCACCTACCACGGGCCTGGCCAGCTCGTCGGCTACCTGGTGCTCGACGTGCGCGAGCGCGGGCCCGTCGACATCGTGCGCTGGCTGGAGAACGGGCTGGTCGACGCGCTCGCGGACCTCGGGTTCGCGACCGTCCGCCGGGACACGCCGAAGGGCGGGGCCAGTCTCGTCGGCGTGTGGACGCCGGACGGGCGCAAGCTGGTGTCCATCGGCATGCGCATCCGCGGCGGCGTGACGAGCCACGGGTTCGCGCTGAACGTGGACCCGGACATGGCGGCGTTCCACGCGTTCACCGCCTGCCGGCTCGCCGACGTCACCATGGTGTCGCTGCGGGAAATCGCGCTGGAGCAAGGAAAACCGGTGCCCCGTGACGCCGAGGTGCGCGACGCCGTGGCGGCCGCGCTGTGCTGA
- a CDS encoding PHP domain-containing protein, whose amino-acid sequence MLRPLPQDGHVHTEWSWDTVTGSMARSCERALELGLPSLAFTEHADLTPWLIPEPIRPHLPEHFHVRLRPDGVLEPPDLDVEGYLACVQECRERFPDLRILSGVELSEPHWHRDRADALLAAHDFERVLGSVHSLPDGEHHHELSVISERPPADVMRAYLTEVLDLVESTADFAVLAHIDYGVRSWPAEKPPFAAADFEEEFRTVLRALADSGRVLEVNTKVPLPREIVRWWFDLGGGAVAFGSDAHEPGLVGHGFADAAALVESCGFHPGRTPHDFWSRRG is encoded by the coding sequence GTGCTGAGGCCGCTGCCGCAGGACGGCCACGTGCACACCGAGTGGTCCTGGGACACCGTCACCGGCTCGATGGCGCGCTCGTGCGAGCGGGCGCTGGAACTCGGCCTGCCGTCGCTGGCCTTCACCGAGCACGCCGACCTCACGCCGTGGCTGATCCCCGAGCCGATCCGGCCGCACCTGCCTGAGCACTTCCACGTGCGGCTGCGGCCCGACGGCGTGCTGGAGCCGCCGGACCTCGACGTCGAGGGCTACCTGGCGTGTGTGCAGGAGTGCCGCGAACGGTTTCCTGACCTGCGGATTCTGTCCGGCGTTGAGCTGAGCGAGCCGCACTGGCACCGCGACCGCGCCGACGCGCTCCTGGCGGCGCACGACTTCGAGCGGGTGCTCGGCTCGGTGCACTCACTGCCGGACGGCGAGCACCACCACGAGCTGAGCGTGATCTCCGAGCGCCCGCCCGCCGACGTGATGCGCGCGTACCTCACCGAGGTGCTCGACCTCGTCGAGTCCACGGCGGACTTCGCCGTGCTGGCCCACATCGACTACGGAGTGCGTTCGTGGCCCGCCGAAAAGCCGCCGTTCGCGGCGGCGGACTTCGAGGAGGAGTTCCGCACCGTGCTGCGTGCCCTCGCCGACAGCGGGCGAGTGCTGGAGGTCAACACGAAGGTCCCGCTGCCACGGGAAATCGTGCGCTGGTGGTTCGACCTCGGCGGTGGGGCCGTGGCGTTCGGCAGCGACGCGCACGAGCCGGGCCTGGTGGGCCACGGTTTCGCGGACGCGGCCGCCCTCGTCGAGTCGTGCGGTTTCCACCCGGGACGCACCCCGCACGACTTCTGGAGCCGGCGCGGCTGA
- a CDS encoding pyridoxine/pyridoxamine 5'-phosphate oxidase: MVSLRGWQSFPAELPGFDPDTAPDTPEDLFLAWLTEAGEHVLAPHAVTLSTVDDDGAPDARVVILKDVGPDGWAVATSSESPKGHQLTENPRAALTFFWPGRGRQVRVRGTVTPATREVSDEDFLARPPASRVEAFIGHQSEVLTDPAKLTEAAAAAERWVEENPGVAPEAWTRYLVVPAVVEFWQASHDRRHLRLRYRREDGGWTRERLWP; the protein is encoded by the coding sequence ATGGTTTCGTTGCGCGGCTGGCAGTCCTTCCCGGCCGAACTCCCCGGGTTCGACCCGGACACGGCGCCGGACACCCCGGAAGACCTCTTCCTGGCCTGGCTCACCGAGGCCGGCGAACACGTGCTGGCCCCGCACGCCGTCACGCTGTCCACAGTGGATGACGACGGTGCGCCGGACGCGCGCGTGGTCATCCTCAAGGACGTCGGCCCGGACGGCTGGGCCGTCGCGACCAGCTCGGAAAGCCCGAAAGGCCACCAGCTCACCGAAAACCCCCGCGCCGCGCTGACGTTCTTCTGGCCGGGCCGCGGCCGCCAGGTTCGCGTGCGCGGCACCGTCACACCGGCCACGCGCGAAGTCTCCGACGAAGACTTCCTCGCGCGCCCGCCCGCTTCGCGCGTCGAGGCCTTCATCGGTCACCAGTCGGAGGTCCTCACCGACCCGGCGAAGCTCACCGAGGCGGCCGCCGCGGCCGAGCGCTGGGTCGAGGAAAACCCGGGCGTCGCACCGGAAGCGTGGACGCGTTACCTCGTCGTGCCCGCCGTCGTCGAGTTCTGGCAAGCGAGCCACGACCGCCGTCACCTCCGTCTCCGCTACCGGCGCGAAGACGGAGGCTGGACGCGCGAGCGCCTCTGGCCGTGA